One part of the Anaeromyxobacter sp. Fw109-5 genome encodes these proteins:
- a CDS encoding inorganic phosphate transporter, producing MLLTIVVGLILVALAFDFINGFHDAANSIATVVSTRVLSPLWAVAWAAFFNFISAAPVLWGVELKVAATMGKGIVDFGMLRAQGTPLVLTVVFSALMGAIVWNLLTWMWGLPSSSSHALAGGIIGATIPSLGTSGLIASGIIKIVAFIVLSPLIGLTLGSAMMILTAWLSRRGTPARVDHWFRRLQLVSAAIFSYSHGTNDAQKVMGVISVILYGTVWADRVSTADVAAKFPVPFWVVLACHGAIALGTMFGGWRIVKTMGHSLTKLQPIGGFSAETGGGVTILALAHYGIPVSTTHTITGAIVGVGSTRGTRAVRWGVAGRIVWAWILTIPASAIVAAVFYLATHALVSALG from the coding sequence ATGCTCCTCACCATCGTCGTCGGGCTGATCCTCGTCGCCCTCGCGTTCGACTTCATCAACGGCTTCCACGACGCGGCGAACTCCATCGCCACCGTCGTCTCGACGCGCGTGCTCTCGCCGCTGTGGGCGGTCGCCTGGGCCGCCTTCTTCAACTTCATCTCCGCCGCGCCGGTGCTGTGGGGCGTCGAGCTGAAGGTCGCCGCGACGATGGGCAAGGGCATCGTCGACTTCGGGATGCTGCGGGCGCAGGGCACGCCGCTCGTCCTCACGGTGGTGTTCTCCGCGCTCATGGGGGCGATCGTCTGGAACCTGCTCACCTGGATGTGGGGGTTGCCGTCCTCGTCCTCCCACGCCCTCGCCGGCGGGATCATCGGCGCGACCATCCCCTCCCTCGGCACCTCGGGGCTCATCGCCTCGGGGATCATCAAGATCGTGGCGTTCATCGTGCTGTCGCCGCTCATCGGCCTGACGCTCGGCTCGGCGATGATGATCCTGACCGCCTGGCTGTCGCGGCGCGGGACCCCCGCGCGCGTCGACCACTGGTTCCGGCGCCTGCAGCTCGTCTCCGCCGCCATCTTCAGCTACAGCCACGGCACGAACGACGCCCAGAAGGTCATGGGCGTCATCTCGGTCATCCTCTACGGCACGGTCTGGGCGGACCGCGTCTCGACCGCCGACGTGGCGGCCAAGTTCCCGGTGCCGTTCTGGGTGGTGCTCGCCTGCCACGGCGCCATCGCGCTCGGCACGATGTTCGGCGGCTGGCGCATCGTGAAGACGATGGGCCATAGCCTCACGAAGCTGCAGCCCATCGGCGGGTTCTCCGCGGAGACCGGCGGCGGCGTCACCATCCTCGCGCTCGCGCACTACGGCATCCCGGTCTCCACGACGCACACCATCACCGGGGCGATCGTCGGCGTCGGCTCGACCAGGGGCACGCGGGCGGTGCGCTGGGGCGTCGCGGGCCGGATCGTGTGGGCCTGGATCCTGACCATCCCCGCCTCGGCCATCGTGGCGGCGGTGTTCTACCTCGCCACCCACGCGCTCGTGTCGGCCCTCGGCTGA
- a CDS encoding radical SAM protein has translation MLHLLGQDSRALARKAGISLEDARRITGAVIGRGAPLRSARNVRRAVLDRVEALATPGELRRVACTDAKDGFRRYLLELGDGARVEAVRIPLFDTHHTVCLSSQAGCALGCSFCATGALGLARSLRAWEIVAQLLHVRADSTRPITGVVFMGQGEPFLNYDAVLEAAYTLCDPAGGRIDGRRISISTAGVVPMIRRYTAEGHKFRLCVSLNAAIPWKRRALMPIEEGFPLDELVDAVREHAAQRGRVTLEYVMIAGVNTGDEDAAALGRLLAGIPVRLNPIAVNDATGRHRPPDEAEWNAFRDALARELPGQPIVRRYSGGQDEHAACGMLSSRTR, from the coding sequence GTGCTCCACCTCCTCGGCCAGGACAGCCGCGCGCTCGCGCGAAAGGCGGGGATCTCGCTCGAGGACGCGCGCCGCATCACCGGGGCGGTGATCGGCCGCGGGGCGCCGCTCCGCTCGGCGCGCAACGTGCGCCGCGCGGTGCTCGATCGCGTGGAGGCGCTCGCGACGCCGGGCGAGCTGCGGCGGGTCGCGTGCACCGACGCGAAGGACGGCTTCCGCCGCTACCTGCTCGAGCTCGGCGACGGCGCGCGGGTGGAGGCGGTGCGGATCCCGCTGTTCGACACCCACCACACCGTGTGCCTCTCCTCGCAGGCGGGCTGCGCGCTCGGCTGCTCCTTCTGCGCGACCGGCGCGCTCGGGCTCGCCCGCTCGCTCCGCGCGTGGGAGATCGTCGCGCAGCTGCTCCACGTCCGCGCGGACTCGACGCGGCCCATCACCGGCGTCGTGTTCATGGGCCAGGGCGAGCCGTTCCTCAACTACGACGCGGTGCTCGAGGCGGCGTACACGCTGTGCGATCCCGCCGGCGGGCGCATCGACGGGCGCCGCATCTCGATCTCGACCGCGGGCGTCGTCCCCATGATCCGCCGCTACACGGCGGAGGGGCACAAGTTCCGCCTGTGCGTCTCCCTCAACGCCGCGATCCCCTGGAAGCGCCGCGCCCTCATGCCGATCGAGGAGGGCTTCCCGCTCGACGAGCTCGTGGACGCGGTCCGCGAGCACGCCGCCCAGCGCGGGCGCGTGACCCTCGAGTACGTGATGATCGCGGGCGTGAACACCGGCGACGAGGACGCGGCCGCGCTCGGCCGGCTCCTCGCCGGCATCCCGGTGCGCCTCAACCCCATCGCGGTGAACGACGCGACGGGCCGCCACCGCCCGCCGGACGAGGCGGAGTGGAACGCCTTCCGCGACGCCCTCGCGCGCGAGCTGCCGGGGCAGCCGATCGTGCGCCGCTACTCGGGCGGCCAGGACGAGCACGCCGCCTGCGGGATGCTCTCCTCCCGCACCCGCTAG